A portion of the Clostridium gelidum genome contains these proteins:
- the secD gene encoding protein translocase subunit SecD: MKKKSKSTALFILIIAVIGVLAFAGFKGFVIGGYEFKSFDKVITRGLDLQGGVSVLMEIQQDKVTQEELQSTKEHLSLRVNKLGVAETIVTTEGDKKIRVDVPGLTNSKEIVDSLVKSGNLSFKGPDGTEILTGSDVKKAIAQPNQQEGGYEIALEFNDEGTKKFAEATGKLIGQQISIYLDDEVIQQANVKMQINEGRAQISGGKQTFEECKTTAGLINSGALPLPVKEVSIDNVGAELGTTAFPDSIKAGAIGVGLVFLFMLFHYRIQGLMANIALTLYITLTLFVFVEVGITLTLPGIAAFLLTIGVAVDANILIFERTKEELKKGFTIKSAVKKGQENALSSIVDSNMTTLLAALILYFVGSGSVKGFAITLMIGIIISLFTGLVITKVLVKLAVECGLINKLSHFGVKMNKGDEKHA, translated from the coding sequence ATGAAAAAGAAAAGCAAAAGTACAGCATTATTTATATTAATTATTGCTGTAATTGGAGTGTTAGCTTTTGCAGGATTTAAGGGATTTGTCATAGGCGGATATGAATTTAAATCCTTTGATAAAGTAATAACTAGAGGACTTGATTTACAAGGTGGAGTTTCTGTTCTTATGGAAATTCAACAAGACAAAGTAACTCAAGAAGAATTACAAAGTACTAAAGAACATTTATCTCTAAGAGTAAACAAACTTGGTGTAGCAGAAACAATTGTTACAACTGAAGGCGACAAAAAGATTAGAGTAGATGTACCAGGACTAACTAATTCTAAAGAAATAGTAGATAGCCTAGTTAAATCTGGTAATTTGAGTTTTAAAGGACCAGATGGAACAGAAATTTTAACAGGATCAGATGTTAAAAAAGCAATAGCTCAACCGAATCAACAAGAAGGTGGCTATGAAATTGCGTTAGAGTTTAATGACGAAGGTACAAAAAAATTTGCAGAAGCTACTGGAAAATTAATAGGGCAACAAATTTCAATTTATCTTGATGATGAAGTGATACAACAAGCTAATGTAAAAATGCAAATTAATGAAGGAAGAGCACAGATTAGTGGAGGAAAGCAAACATTTGAAGAATGTAAAACTACTGCAGGATTAATTAATTCAGGAGCTCTTCCACTTCCAGTAAAAGAAGTTTCAATTGATAATGTTGGAGCAGAACTTGGTACTACAGCATTTCCAGATTCTATTAAAGCTGGAGCAATAGGAGTAGGATTAGTATTCTTATTTATGTTATTCCATTATAGAATCCAAGGTTTAATGGCAAATATAGCTTTAACATTATATATAACACTTACACTTTTTGTGTTTGTAGAAGTAGGAATAACATTGACCCTTCCAGGTATAGCAGCATTCTTGCTTACTATTGGTGTGGCGGTTGATGCGAATATATTGATTTTTGAAAGAACTAAAGAAGAGTTAAAGAAAGGATTTACTATTAAATCAGCAGTTAAAAAAGGGCAAGAAAATGCGTTATCTTCAATAGTAGATTCAAATATGACAACTTTACTTGCAGCACTTATATTATATTTTGTAGGATCAGGATCTGTTAAAGGTTTTGCAATTACACTTATGATAGGTATAATTATAAGTTTATTTACAGGTCTCGTAATAACTAAAGTGCTTGTAAAGTTAGCAGTTGAATGCGGTTTGATAAATAAATTATCACATTTTGGAGTTAAAATGAACAAGGGGGATGAAAAACATGCTTAA
- the queA gene encoding tRNA preQ1(34) S-adenosylmethionine ribosyltransferase-isomerase QueA encodes MNVKDFDFYLPKELIAQHPLEQRDSSRLMVLDKETGEINHKRFHDIVGYLNEGDTLVLNNTRVMPARLLGEKEDTHGKIEFLLLKRIEKDKWECLAKPGKSAKVGRRFTFGDGKLKAEVVEVKEDGNRIIEFFYDGIFEEVLDALGEMPLPPYIHERLEDRERYQTVYSKENGSAAAPTAGLHFTQELLKEIKDKGINIVYLTLHVGLGTFRPVKVESLEEHEMHSEFYMISKESADIINETKKRGNAVISVGTTSTRTLETIGDENGFVKEQSGWTNIFIYPGYKFKVVDNLITNFHLPESTLIMLVSTLAGRENVMNAYKEAVNEKYRFFSFGDAMFIK; translated from the coding sequence ATGAACGTAAAAGATTTTGATTTTTATTTGCCAAAGGAGTTAATAGCTCAACACCCTCTAGAACAAAGGGATTCATCAAGACTTATGGTTTTAGATAAGGAAACTGGAGAAATTAATCATAAGAGATTTCATGATATTGTAGGATATTTAAATGAAGGAGATACTTTAGTATTAAATAATACAAGAGTAATGCCAGCAAGATTACTTGGTGAAAAAGAAGACACTCACGGGAAAATAGAATTTCTTTTGCTTAAGAGAATTGAAAAAGATAAGTGGGAATGCTTAGCAAAACCAGGTAAATCAGCAAAAGTAGGCAGAAGGTTTACTTTTGGAGATGGAAAATTAAAAGCCGAAGTAGTAGAAGTTAAAGAGGATGGAAATAGAATTATTGAATTTTTCTATGATGGAATATTTGAGGAAGTATTAGATGCACTTGGTGAAATGCCATTGCCTCCATATATTCATGAAAGATTAGAAGATAGAGAAAGATATCAAACAGTTTATTCAAAGGAAAATGGTTCAGCTGCAGCACCAACTGCAGGGCTTCATTTTACACAAGAATTATTGAAAGAAATAAAAGATAAGGGAATAAATATTGTTTATTTAACTTTGCATGTTGGACTTGGAACTTTTAGACCTGTAAAGGTTGAGTCTTTAGAAGAACATGAGATGCATTCTGAATTTTATATGATTTCAAAGGAAAGTGCAGATATAATAAATGAAACTAAAAAAAGAGGTAATGCTGTTATTTCTGTTGGAACAACATCAACAAGAACATTAGAGACCATTGGTGATGAAAATGGATTTGTTAAAGAACAAAGTGGATGGACTAATATTTTCATATATCCAGGATATAAATTTAAAGTAGTAGATAATTTAATTACAAACTTCCATTTGCCTGAGTCAACACTTATAATGCTTGTTTCAACATTGGCTGGAAGAGAAAATGTTATGAATGCATATAAAGAAGCTGTAAATGAAAAATATAGATTCTTCTCATTTGGAGATGCTATGTTTATCAAATAA
- the yajC gene encoding preprotein translocase subunit YajC, producing MDNILPLLMQVVPFILVFVVFYFLLILPEKKRKKKYQGMIDELKVNDEVVTRGGILGKISHMDEKTVTIETSTAKTRIKLDKSGISQKVKED from the coding sequence ATGGATAATATATTACCATTACTTATGCAAGTAGTTCCTTTTATACTTGTTTTTGTAGTTTTTTATTTTTTACTTATATTACCTGAAAAGAAAAGAAAAAAGAAATATCAGGGTATGATTGATGAGTTAAAGGTAAATGATGAAGTTGTAACAAGAGGCGGAATCTTAGGAAAGATATCGCATATGGATGAAAAAACTGTTACGATTGAAACAAGTACTGCTAAAACTAGAATTAAGCTTGATAAGAGTGGAATATCTCAAAAAGTAAAAGAAGATTAA
- a CDS encoding MBL fold metallo-hydrolase, which translates to MIIKTIMAGMYEENCYLIMDEDSKELAIVDPGGQPNKIEKEIRLLDANPKFILLTHGHMDHVGGVVELANKFNIPFYINEIEEKYIKNDNSVFGSLPKASGYLNEGDTLNLGDNVIKIIETPGHTAGGICFLIGDKLFTGDTLFQGSVGRSDFPGGDGTQLVKNIKEKLLPLGDNIEVYAGHGPASTIGYEKRRNPYL; encoded by the coding sequence TTGATTATAAAAACTATTATGGCAGGCATGTATGAAGAAAATTGTTATTTAATAATGGATGAAGATTCTAAAGAACTTGCAATTGTAGATCCAGGCGGACAGCCAAACAAAATTGAAAAAGAAATTAGACTTTTAGATGCAAATCCAAAGTTTATTCTTTTAACTCATGGACATATGGATCATGTAGGTGGGGTAGTTGAATTAGCTAATAAATTTAATATTCCATTTTATATAAATGAAATAGAAGAAAAATATATAAAAAATGATAATTCTGTATTTGGATCATTACCTAAAGCTTCGGGATATTTAAACGAAGGTGATACTTTAAATTTAGGTGATAATGTAATAAAAATAATAGAAACACCAGGACATACAGCAGGAGGGATTTGTTTCTTAATAGGAGATAAACTTTTTACAGGAGATACTCTTTTCCAAGGCTCTGTTGGAAGAAGTGATTTTCCAGGAGGAGACGGCACTCAGCTTGTAAAGAATATAAAAGAAAAATTACTCCCACTAGGAGATAATATTGAAGTTTATGCAGGACACGGACCAGCATCAACTATAGGTTATGAGAAAAGAAGAAACCCATATTTATAA
- a CDS encoding TIGR04086 family membrane protein: MENSKYFKSVVKGTLGTIILSFIGISLLSLLMTKLVFSKGIFNMIYVIISLCSISLGAIIGARKNEAKGWFVGFGVALGYYVVLFILSSSFSGEITFKLFDLTKLVIALSVGTLAGMLGINL, translated from the coding sequence ATGGAAAATAGTAAATACTTTAAATCAGTAGTAAAAGGTACTTTAGGAACTATAATTCTTAGCTTTATAGGGATTTCGCTTTTATCTTTATTAATGACTAAACTAGTATTTAGTAAAGGTATTTTTAACATGATATATGTAATAATATCTTTATGTAGCATAAGTTTAGGTGCAATAATAGGCGCAAGAAAAAATGAAGCAAAAGGATGGTTTGTAGGTTTTGGAGTAGCGCTTGGATACTACGTAGTATTATTTATATTATCTAGTAGTTTTAGTGGTGAAATAACCTTTAAGCTTTTTGATTTGACTAAACTTGTCATAGCATTAAGCGTAGGTACTCTTGCTGGAATGCTAGGAATAAATTTATAA
- the secF gene encoding protein translocase subunit SecF has protein sequence MLKIMEKTKIWFSISLIIIVIGMGFICFRGLNFGIDFKGGTEVVIQLNENINKEDVDVIVKNYAPDASTNTTDKYEYNIKSADLDSDKLSSIMTDLKAKYKLDDAAMLKQNEIGASVGKELTKNSITSLLAAFIVMLIYIAVRFEFKFGLAALAATVHDILITVCVYAIFYVPVNTPFIAAILTIVGYSMNDTIVIFDRIRENSKKMRRSKSIEIADVSLTETITRSIYTSLATVVTIIALNVLVPSVRTFTFPLIVGIISGAYSSICIASPIWVYLKDKVGNKKQKLQKA, from the coding sequence ATGCTTAAGATAATGGAAAAAACAAAAATATGGTTTTCAATTTCCCTAATCATTATTGTAATTGGAATGGGATTTATATGTTTTAGAGGATTAAACTTTGGAATAGATTTTAAAGGTGGTACAGAAGTAGTAATTCAATTAAATGAAAATATTAATAAAGAAGATGTGGATGTAATAGTTAAAAACTATGCACCAGATGCTTCTACAAATACAACTGATAAGTATGAATATAACATAAAGTCAGCAGATCTTGATAGTGATAAACTATCATCAATTATGACTGATTTAAAAGCTAAGTATAAGTTAGATGATGCAGCAATGCTTAAACAAAATGAAATAGGTGCATCAGTAGGAAAAGAATTAACAAAGAATTCAATTACATCATTGCTTGCTGCTTTCATAGTAATGCTTATATATATAGCTGTAAGATTTGAGTTTAAATTTGGATTAGCAGCTTTAGCTGCAACGGTACATGATATATTAATAACTGTTTGTGTTTATGCAATATTTTATGTCCCCGTAAATACACCATTTATTGCAGCAATACTAACAATAGTAGGTTATTCTATGAATGATACAATAGTAATTTTTGACAGAATAAGAGAAAATTCTAAAAAAATGAGAAGATCAAAATCAATTGAAATAGCTGACGTAAGTTTAACAGAAACGATAACACGGTCAATATATACATCGCTAGCAACAGTGGTTACAATAATTGCTTTGAATGTATTAGTACCATCAGTTAGAACATTTACATTTCCTTTAATAGTAGGAATTATAAGTGGAGCATATTCTTCAATATGTATAGCTTCACCAATATGGGTATATTTAAAAGATAAGGTTGGAAACAAAAAACAAAAACTACAAAAAGCTTAA
- the dtd gene encoding D-aminoacyl-tRNA deacylase, producing the protein MRAVVQRVTSSSVLVNENVIGEIGIGFNVLIGISKDDTLEDLNYIKDKIINLRVFHDENDKMNLSLLDVKGEMLVISQFTLYGDCRKGRRPNFMEAQGGIDAKKLYEEFLKLLKTSDLKVESGEFGADMKVNINNDGPVTILLDSKRTF; encoded by the coding sequence ATGAGAGCAGTGGTTCAAAGAGTGACCTCATCTAGCGTTTTAGTTAATGAAAATGTAATTGGGGAAATCGGAATAGGTTTTAATGTATTAATAGGAATATCTAAAGATGACACTTTAGAGGATTTAAATTATATAAAGGATAAGATTATTAATTTAAGAGTGTTTCATGATGAAAATGATAAAATGAATTTATCACTATTAGATGTTAAAGGTGAAATGCTCGTTATATCTCAATTTACTTTATATGGAGATTGTAGAAAAGGTAGAAGACCCAACTTTATGGAAGCTCAAGGTGGTATTGATGCAAAGAAGCTTTATGAAGAATTTCTAAAGCTTCTTAAAACGTCTGATTTGAAAGTAGAGAGCGGCGAATTTGGTGCAGATATGAAAGTTAATATTAATAATGATGGTCCTGTTACAATATTATTAGATAGTAAAAGGACATTTTAA
- a CDS encoding RelA/SpoT family protein — MVDKLFKIIHNNCNNVDIDMVKKAYHFAQEAHKEQKRESGEPYIIHPIAVAEILAELGMDTNTIVAGLLHDVIEDTDFSYDETVEMFNAEIANLVEGVTKLTKLGEMEYKTKEEQQADNVRKMLLAMAKDIRVIIIKLADRLHNMRTLKFMPAKKQKNKAKETLDIYAPLAHRLGMSKIKWELEDLCFRYLHEEEYYALVDSIAEKRVERESYIEDVVKDLNEKLEVSGIRSDIDGRPKHFYSIYKKMVNKNKSIEEIFDLTAIRVLVDSVKDCYGVLGIVHTIYRPIPGRFKDYIAMPKPNMYQSLHTTVIGPQGKTFEIQIRTFEMHKTAEYGIAAHWKYKEGDTANPEQDKQKDFDMKLVWLRDMLEWQKETSDAEEFIEGFKIDLFSDEVFVFTPKGVVINLCSKATPIDFAYRIHTDVGNKCVGAKVNGKIVPLDYTLKTGEIVEILTSSNAKGPNMDWLNIAKSNQSKSKIKLWFKKAKKEENIVKGKELLEKELKKQTVNYSEIAKGEIYDKLMKRYNIHSMDDLYALIGVGGFSVSTLISRLKEDNGLINKDKERENKEILNKAIEEQIAKAARKPEPNGYGITVKGESNLMVRFAKCCSPVPGDDILGYITKGRGVSVHRKDCSNLQNLIDTDGERVVEVNWGLAQGTAYFAEIQVQADDREGLLADIMSVITELKLQLSAVNANLAKEGSALINVKLKITSVDSLKDLMKRIKRLKGVAEVYRVNS; from the coding sequence ATGGTTGATAAATTATTCAAAATAATCCATAACAATTGTAATAATGTTGATATTGATATGGTGAAAAAAGCATATCATTTTGCACAGGAAGCTCATAAGGAACAAAAAAGAGAATCAGGGGAACCTTATATCATTCATCCAATAGCAGTAGCGGAGATTTTAGCTGAATTAGGTATGGACACAAATACTATTGTAGCTGGATTACTGCATGATGTAATAGAAGATACAGATTTTTCTTATGATGAAACAGTCGAAATGTTTAATGCTGAAATAGCTAATCTTGTAGAAGGTGTTACTAAGCTTACTAAACTTGGGGAAATGGAATATAAAACTAAAGAGGAACAGCAAGCAGATAATGTTAGGAAAATGCTACTTGCTATGGCAAAGGATATTAGAGTAATAATAATAAAATTAGCAGATAGACTACATAATATGAGAACTCTTAAATTTATGCCAGCTAAAAAACAAAAAAACAAAGCAAAAGAAACATTAGATATTTATGCTCCTTTAGCGCATAGACTTGGTATGTCTAAAATTAAATGGGAACTTGAAGATTTATGTTTTAGATATTTGCATGAAGAAGAATACTATGCTTTAGTAGATAGTATTGCGGAAAAAAGAGTTGAAAGAGAATCGTATATAGAAGATGTAGTAAAAGATTTAAATGAAAAGCTTGAAGTATCAGGAATAAGATCAGATATTGATGGAAGGCCAAAGCATTTTTATAGTATTTATAAAAAAATGGTAAATAAGAATAAGAGCATAGAGGAAATTTTTGATTTAACAGCTATAAGAGTTTTAGTTGATTCAGTTAAAGATTGCTATGGAGTACTTGGAATAGTTCATACTATATATAGACCGATTCCAGGACGATTTAAGGATTATATTGCCATGCCTAAACCAAATATGTATCAATCACTACATACGACTGTAATTGGACCACAAGGCAAGACCTTTGAAATTCAAATAAGAACTTTTGAGATGCATAAAACCGCTGAATATGGAATTGCAGCTCATTGGAAATATAAAGAAGGCGATACAGCAAATCCAGAGCAAGATAAACAAAAAGATTTTGATATGAAGCTTGTGTGGCTTAGAGATATGTTAGAATGGCAAAAAGAAACATCAGATGCGGAAGAATTTATAGAAGGTTTCAAAATAGATTTGTTTTCAGATGAGGTGTTTGTATTTACGCCTAAAGGTGTGGTAATAAACTTATGTAGTAAGGCTACACCTATAGATTTTGCTTATAGAATACATACGGATGTTGGGAATAAGTGTGTAGGAGCTAAGGTTAATGGCAAAATAGTACCTCTTGATTATACCCTTAAAACTGGAGAAATTGTTGAAATATTAACTTCGTCTAATGCAAAAGGTCCTAATATGGATTGGTTAAATATTGCAAAAAGCAATCAATCAAAAAGTAAAATAAAGCTTTGGTTTAAAAAAGCTAAAAAAGAAGAAAACATAGTAAAAGGTAAGGAACTTCTTGAAAAAGAATTAAAGAAGCAAACAGTTAATTATTCAGAAATTGCTAAAGGCGAAATTTATGATAAATTAATGAAACGATATAATATCCATTCAATGGATGATTTATATGCTTTAATTGGTGTTGGCGGATTTTCTGTTTCAACTCTTATTTCAAGACTTAAAGAAGATAATGGACTAATAAATAAAGATAAAGAGAGAGAAAATAAAGAAATTTTAAATAAGGCAATTGAAGAACAAATTGCAAAAGCAGCAAGAAAACCGGAACCAAATGGTTATGGAATAACTGTTAAGGGTGAAAGCAATCTAATGGTTAGATTTGCTAAATGTTGTAGTCCTGTTCCTGGTGATGATATTTTGGGATACATTACTAAAGGTAGAGGTGTATCAGTACATAGAAAAGATTGTAGTAATTTACAAAACCTTATAGATACAGATGGTGAAAGAGTTGTAGAAGTTAACTGGGGATTAGCACAAGGCACCGCTTATTTTGCAGAAATTCAAGTTCAAGCAGATGATAGAGAAGGACTACTCGCAGATATAATGAGTGTTATAACAGAACTTAAGTTGCAATTAAGTGCAGTAAATGCCAATTTAGCAAAAGAAGGTTCTGCATTAATCAATGTAAAATTAAAGATTACATCAGTAGATAGTCTAAAAGACTTAATGAAAAGAATAAAAAGATTAAAAGGTGTAGCAGAGGTATATAGAGTTAATAGTTAA
- a CDS encoding adenine phosphoribosyltransferase — protein sequence MNLKERIRVIENFPKEGISFKDITTLISDGEALKETIDQFVAYLKDKKVDLIVGPEARGFIFGVPVAYALGIGFIPVRKPGKLPGEVISVNYGLEYGEDQLQIHKDAIKPGQRVAIVDDLLATGGTVEGVAKLIEEAGGEVVSLDFLIELTELNGKDKLKGYDVLSLVKYDV from the coding sequence ATGAATTTAAAAGAAAGAATCCGAGTAATCGAAAATTTTCCTAAAGAAGGAATTAGTTTTAAAGATATAACGACATTAATATCTGATGGCGAAGCGTTAAAGGAAACTATTGATCAATTTGTAGCGTATTTAAAAGACAAAAAAGTTGATTTAATAGTTGGGCCAGAAGCAAGAGGTTTTATTTTTGGGGTTCCTGTAGCATATGCTTTAGGGATTGGATTTATTCCAGTAAGAAAGCCAGGAAAATTACCTGGGGAAGTTATTTCAGTTAATTATGGATTAGAATATGGGGAAGACCAACTTCAAATTCACAAAGATGCTATTAAACCTGGACAAAGAGTTGCTATTGTTGATGACTTGCTTGCAACAGGAGGCACTGTAGAAGGTGTTGCAAAGTTAATAGAAGAAGCTGGTGGCGAGGTTGTTTCATTGGATTTCTTGATAGAATTAACAGAACTTAATGGAAAAGATAAACTAAAGGGCTACGATGTATTATCATTAGTAAAATATGATGTTTAA
- the tgt gene encoding tRNA guanosine(34) transglycosylase Tgt, giving the protein MSKKYTLLKKDGKARRGQFETPHGTIQTPVFMNVGTLAVIKGAVSSMDLKEIGCQVELSNTYHLHLRPSDKVVNKLGGIHKFMNWDRPILTDSGGFQVFSLAKMRKIKEEGVYFNSHIDGRKIFMGPEESMQIQSNLASTIAMAFDECVENPATREYVERSVDRTTRWLERCKIEMDRLNSLEGTINKEQMLFGINQGGVYEDIRIKHAKQITKMDLDGYAIGGLAVGETHEEMYRIIDAVVPHLPEDKPIYLMGVGTPSNILEAVDRGIDFFDCVLPARNGRHGNVFCSEGKLNIMNAKFELDTRPIDEGCTCPTCKNYTRAYIRHLFKAKEMLAMRLCVLHNLYFYNKLMADIRDAIDGAYFKKFKEEKLKSWEGRN; this is encoded by the coding sequence TTGAGTAAAAAATATACGTTATTAAAAAAAGATGGAAAAGCAAGAAGAGGACAGTTTGAAACGCCCCATGGAACTATACAAACTCCTGTATTTATGAATGTTGGAACACTAGCTGTTATAAAAGGTGCAGTATCTAGCATGGACTTAAAGGAAATAGGATGCCAAGTTGAACTTTCAAATACATATCATCTTCACTTAAGACCAAGTGATAAGGTGGTTAATAAACTTGGAGGAATACATAAATTCATGAATTGGGATAGACCTATTCTTACAGATTCAGGTGGATTTCAAGTATTTTCACTTGCAAAGATGAGAAAGATTAAAGAGGAAGGTGTATACTTTAATTCCCACATAGATGGAAGAAAAATATTTATGGGACCAGAAGAATCAATGCAAATTCAAAGCAATTTAGCATCAACTATTGCAATGGCTTTTGATGAATGTGTTGAAAATCCAGCGACAAGAGAATATGTTGAAAGGTCAGTAGATAGAACTACAAGATGGCTTGAAAGATGTAAAATAGAAATGGATAGATTGAACTCTCTTGAGGGTACAATAAATAAAGAACAAATGTTATTTGGTATTAATCAAGGTGGAGTTTATGAAGATATAAGGATAAAACATGCTAAACAAATAACTAAGATGGACCTAGATGGATATGCTATAGGGGGACTCGCTGTTGGAGAAACTCATGAAGAAATGTATAGAATAATAGATGCTGTTGTACCTCACCTTCCAGAGGATAAACCAATATATTTAATGGGAGTTGGAACTCCAAGTAATATATTAGAAGCAGTAGACAGAGGAATAGATTTCTTTGATTGTGTACTTCCAGCTAGAAATGGTAGACATGGGAATGTATTTTGCAGCGAGGGCAAGCTTAATATCATGAATGCAAAATTTGAACTTGATACAAGACCAATAGATGAAGGGTGTACGTGTCCAACGTGTAAGAACTACACAAGAGCTTATATAAGACATCTGTTTAAGGCTAAAGAAATGCTTGCCATGAGATTATGTGTATTACACAATTTATATTTCTACAATAAATTAATGGCAGATATAAGAGATGCTATTGATGGAGCATACTTTAAGAAATTTAAGGAAGAAAAATTAAAATCATGGGAAGGTAGAAATTAA
- a CDS encoding DHH family phosphoesterase gives MRKFWESIYCPNYITGYNPFILKGMNKAIERLALAVNNRQKIVVYGTYNVDGICAVSSLILVLKYLNADVEYLIYDRQEKDAEINSIDIKDNVDFLGAELLITLGVGLKSQEEVNLCKELGIDLIVVENEESGCVNDYIYINPNQKGCQYRYKNLSTSGLAFKLMQAIAIYYNMKSINKYLDLILIGIQWSKVSTKGENGVLIKEGNKFLMNTNNNGLRSIIEFNNIEEFNNDGINRMIEFIIPPVGAVGIMDNARIVLELLTTNDKDRANQIIKYLYSLKRNNPLKCI, from the coding sequence ATGCGTAAATTCTGGGAGAGTATATATTGTCCGAATTATATTACTGGATATAACCCATTTATTCTTAAAGGTATGAACAAAGCAATAGAGAGATTAGCTTTAGCTGTAAATAATAGACAAAAGATTGTTGTCTATGGTACATATAATGTGGATGGAATTTGTGCAGTATCATCATTGATTCTAGTTTTAAAATATTTAAATGCTGATGTTGAGTATTTAATATATGATAGACAAGAAAAAGATGCTGAAATAAATTCTATAGACATAAAAGATAATGTGGATTTTTTAGGTGCTGAACTTTTAATAACTTTAGGCGTAGGATTAAAGTCTCAAGAAGAAGTGAATTTATGCAAAGAACTTGGCATAGATTTAATTGTTGTTGAAAATGAGGAAAGTGGTTGTGTCAATGATTACATTTACATTAATCCAAATCAAAAGGGTTGTCAGTATAGGTATAAAAATTTATCTACAAGTGGATTAGCTTTTAAATTAATGCAAGCTATCGCGATTTATTACAATATGAAAAGTATAAATAAGTATTTAGATTTAATACTTATTGGTATACAGTGGTCAAAGGTATCGACTAAAGGTGAAAATGGAGTATTAATTAAAGAAGGAAATAAATTCTTGATGAATACCAATAATAATGGGTTAAGATCAATAATAGAATTTAATAATATAGAAGAATTTAACAATGATGGCATAAATAGAATGATAGAATTTATAATCCCTCCTGTAGGTGCAGTTGGAATTATGGATAATGCTCGAATTGTTTTAGAGCTCTTAACAACAAATGATAAAGACCGAGCAAATCAAATCATTAAATATTTATATAGTTTAAAGAGGAATAATCCTTTGAAATGTATTTAA